The genome window AACCCATTTTCATTTATTGTCATTATACTTCTTATCTCATTCAATCAATGACCGATTAGAATTACCTCTAAAAAGGCACACTGATTGAATATAATTTTATACATTATATAACTTTATCATAATCATTATATTAAATCAATACTTCCTCGCAAAATATAATACCCTTTACTTTTCGCAATAGTTTCAACATCACTATATAACGATTCTATATGCTTCTTCATCGATGACATACCTTGTTTTTTTTGGATGACAACCCAAACTTCATTGATATCAAGTTGACGCGCTTGTGTAATAATTGAATGTACGACTTCTTTCCCTGCTCGAATAGGAGGATTTGTTAACAATATGTCGATTTCACCTTTACCTATATTCGATAAAATATCATTTTGAAAAATATTAATTGACGATCTTAAGTTGTTTAATTTAGCATTTTTCTTTGCTAATTGAATCGCCCTTTCATTGATATCGACCATCGTCATTTGACAGTTGAAATGTTTTTTTACTGTCAGACCGATAGGTCCATAGCCACATCCTACATCAACAATATGGGTGCTTTCATCACAATTTACTTGATTAATAAATTGTTCAATTAAAAATTCACTGCCGTAATCAATAGACGCTTTAGAAAATACTCCATTGTCCGTGTGAAATTTCATTTGATGTGTTGCAATTTTTCTTTCAATTAACTGTTCATCACTCGATACATTAGGCGATGCATCATAATAGTGGGACATATGTCTCAACTCCTAAAATAAAATAAACCCGCTATATATATAAATATAACGGGTTCATGAGATTATTAGAAATTATTTCACTTCTACTGAAGCTCCAACTTCTTCTAACTTTTCTTTTAATTCGTTTGCTTCGTCTTCAGAAATTCCTTCTTTAAGAACTTTCGGTGCTTCATCAACGATCGCTTTCGCTTCTTTTAATCCTAATCCAGTTGCTTCACGAACAACTTTGATTACTTTGATTTTGCTTGATCCAGCTGATGTTAATTCAACATCAAACTCTGTTTTAGCTTCTGCACTAGCGTCTCCACCAGCTGCACCTGCTGCTGCGACTGGAGCCGCTGCAGTTACACCAAATTCTTCTTCAATTGCTTTTACTAAGTCGTTTAATTCTAAAACTGACATTTCTTTAATCATTTCGATAATTTTTTCGTTTGACATGATTAATTCCTCCTATTTTTTTAATTAATATAATTATTCTGCTGCTTCCTCTTCAGAACCAGACTCTTTTTGTTCTCCAACGGCTTTAACTGCATAAGCGAAGTTTCGTACTGGTGCTTGTAATACTGATAACACCATTGAAATAAGACCTTCTCTTGATGGTAGTGAAGCGATTGCTTTAACATCTTCAACTGATGTAAGCGTTCCTTCAATCACACCTGTTTTGATTTCTAATGCTTCGTGTTCTTTTGCGAAGTCGTTAAGAATTTTAGCTGGTGTGACAACTTCTTCATTACTAAATGCAATCGCATTTGGTCCAGTTAAGAATTCATCTAACCCTTCGATTTCAGCTTTTTCAGCTGCGCGACGTACTAAAGTGTTTTTGTAAACTTTGAATTGTACACCTGCATCACGTAATTGCTTACGTAATTCAGTCACTTCAGCAACATCTAGACCACGGTAATCTACAACGATTGTTGATACAGAATTTTTTAATTGTTCTGCGATTTCATCAACTTTTTGTTGCTTCATCTCGATGATTTTCGACATCCATGACACCTCCATTTGATTCATACTTGCGTGAAATAGTGCTTTTCTATAAAAAAAGCACTTTTTACCCACGGCAAAAAGTGCTTGAACGTTCGGTTCAAGTTGTCAATGCCTCGGTAGGATGGTCTTTTAAGTTCTAATGAACTCCTACTGTCTTAGGTAAGTATTCATACTTGACACATTATATATGTCATTTATTCGTTTGTCAATAGTGTTAATTAAACAATTCTGAAGCTTTGTGGGTCCATTTTAACTCCAGGTCCCATTGTTGTTGTTACAGTAATTGATTTAAAGAATATACCTTTAGCTGATGCTGGCTTCGCTTTTGAAATTACATCATGTAATGTTTTAAAGTTTTCAACAAGCTGTTCTTCAGTAAATGATGCTTTACCGATAGATGCATGTACAATACCTGCTTTTTCAGCACGGTATTCAACTTTACCAGCTTTGATTTCTTCAACTGCTTTTTTAATATCCATCGTTACTGTTCCAGTTTTAGGGTTTGGCATTAATCCTTTAGGTCCTAACACACGTCCTAATTTACCAACTTCTCCCATCATATCTGGTGTCGCTACGATTACATCGAAATCAAACCAACCTTGATTGATTTTGTTTACATATTCTTGATCACCTGCGAAGTCAGCTCCTGCTTCTTCAGCTTCTTTTAACTTTTCACCTTTAGCAAATACTAATACACGTTGTGTTTTACCAGTACCATGTGGTAACACTACTGCACCACGAATTTGTTGGTCATTTTTACGCGTATCAATACCTAAACGAATTGCCACTTCAACTGTTGAGTCAAAGCTTGTTGTTGCTGTTTCTTTAGCAATTTTAATTGCTTCTTCAATTGAATAAAATGATTGCGGATCAAATTTTTTAACCGCTTCTTGATATTTCTTTCCTCTATTAGCCATTATATGTCCTCCTTTAGTGGTTTTAGCGGAATTTCCTCCCACGTTTTAGGTGTTTAACACACCTATTCGAATATTAAATATTCTTATCCTTCAACTGTAATACCCATGCTTCGCGCTGTACCTTCGACCATACGCATTGCGTTCTCTACGTTCGCTGCGTTTAAGTCTTCCATTTTAGTTTCAGCAATTTCACGTACTTGCGCTGATGTAACTGTAGCAACTTTGTTTTTATTCGGTTCACCAGAACCCTTTTCAACTTTAGCTGCTTTCTTAAGCAATACAGCTGCAGGTGGAGTTTTTGTAATAAATGTAAATGAACGATCTTCAAATACACTGATTTCTACTGGAATAATCATACCTGCTTGATCTTGTGTACGTGCGTTGAACTCCTTACAGAATCCCATAATGTTAACACCTGCTTGACCTAATGCCGGTCCTACTGGTGGTGCAGGGTTTGCTTTACCTGCAGGAATTTGTAATTTTACAACGTTAATGATTTTTTTAGCCACGACGTTGCACCTCCTAGATTATCGTGATGTGGTATTTGGGCATCAATATTTACCCTCCCACTCTTACATTTTTGCATAAAAATGTAGTCACTATGAAAATAGCGACTACAAAATAATACCATATATAAAATTTATAATCAACCTATAATTTTTCGATTTGGTCGAATTCAACTTCAACAGGTGTTTCTCGGCCAAACATTTCAACAAGTACCGTCAATTTAAATTTCTCTTCATCTATTGTTTTGATTGCACCGATATTATTTTTAAATGGTCCACCGATGACTTTAATTTGCTCACCAATTTCAACATCTACATCGATCGTTTTCTCTGCCATACCCATCTGTTTCAATATAAATTTAATTTCGTCCGGCAAGAGTGGATTTGGTTTAACCCCCGCTCCTTGAGCTCCAACGAATCCAGTGACACCTGGTGTATTTCGAACAACATACCATGACTCATCAGTCATCACAAGTTCAACTAATACATAACCAGGGAATGTTTTCTTGATTGTGCTTTTTTTCTTACCATCTTTAATTGAAATCTCTTCCTCTTCAGGAATAACAATACGAAAAATCAAATCTTGCATATTCATCGATTCTAATCTTTTTTCTAGGTTTTGTTTTACTTTGTTTTCATACCCCGAGTATGTGTGTACAGCATACCAATGTTTTTGTGACGCTTGCTCAGTCATATTGACCCTCCAATATTATTGCATAAATTCAATGATTTGCGAGATGCCTAAATCTACTAAATAGAAAAAGGCTAAAAAGAATATAACGGTTAACATAACAATCACCGTATATTTAGCTGTTTCTTGACCCGTTGGCCAACTGACTTTTTTCATTTCAGTTACAACGTTTGCAAAAAAGTTTTTATTATTATTCATTTCACATTCTCCTAAATTGATGCCTTATGCAAAGTATGTTCGTTGCATACTTTACAATGTTTTTTCGCTTCAAAACGCTCGGACTTATGCTTTTCACTAATAGTTATTGTGTAATTTCTAGAACCGCATTTTGTACATAATAACGCTTGCTTCATCAAGTCCACCTTCAATTCACTATACATATTCTTACTAAATATACAATGATACATTACATAAGTCAAATAGCCTTCAACATCTATCATTCATCTTTTTGTAATCTTGCCTCAACTGATATATTGCATTATACACTTGCCTTCTAGACAACCTACAATCGACAACAATATCTTCTATCGACCGATTATCAGCTAACATATTCAGTACAACTCTTTGATGCTTAGAGCGCGTTCTTGACCATTGCTTAATTTCTTCTACTGAACAATCTAATATAATATATTCTAGCGGATTATTCGCCTGATGATTAGTTAGCGTGTCAATGACCAAACAATCTTCAGATAATTCATCATATAATGAGATTTGCTCCATCTCCGTCTTTTCTTTATACGAATAAAACTTTCTCCATGCATTGTTGATTTGGTTTTTGATGACGGTCTTAAACAAACTCTTTAACTCTCGATCAGATAACGCTTTATAACGATCAATGTTTTTACAAAAGTTTAATAACTCTATTTGTATATCTTGTAACAAATCATCTGAATTGAATGGTCCGCTATGACAATTTAATAAATATTTATCCGCATATTTACCATACTCATTCCACAGTTGGCAAAAAGCTTCTTCATCATGCATTGCAGCTTTCTTTGCAATCATATAGTAATTTTTTACCTCACAAATATAAAAAGTATGGGCTTTAATGACGAACATCTTGAACACCTCTATTTGTTAAAGTATAAGACACTTATACTTTAGCGAATAGAATCTTGTTCAACAAACATCAATCTGTAATATTTCTACGCAGTTTGTCCAATTTAGTATAAATTTCATCAGAAATTTCAATTTTTGATCTTGGCGTTTTTGATTTTTTGGCAGATATAATGTCTGAAATATTTTTTTGCTCATATTGTATTAATTTATTAAACTCTCGGCTAGACATTCGTTTAGCCCCTTGGAAAAATGCTGAATATTGCTCTGATAAGTCACTCGTAACAACAATCACTTCCGTTGTATGCATATTATATTTAAGGCCAACTTGCTCTTCAATATAATGATCTGCCGTTTGTTGTTCTTTAGTATAAACCACTGTAACCCCTAAGGTCACTTCAACACTTTCTTTTGATTTCACATTATATGCATCAAATACACAAATCACTTCATCTGCTAGCGTCATGCTTAAATTTTGTAATTGTTCAATTAGAAGCCTTCTTTCTTCTAATAGTTCATTGTGTGTCAATTGTGATAATTTCACGCGTTGACCGATTACATTATAACCATCTACATATAAATATTTATACTTCTTCATCCGTTCACCCCTCTAGCGGGTAATCTTTACGATGCAACTCATACATTATCAAGCTTGTTGCAATAGAAGCATTCAAACTATTAACATGTCCAACCATCGGCAATTTTATTAAAAAGTCACACTCGTCTTTCACTAACCGACTCATCCCTTCACCTTCTGATCCAATGACGATTGCTAACTTAGCATCCGAAGGCATGTTACGGAAATCATCCGTCGCACTTGCATCGGTACCAACGATCCAAAAGCCTTCTTTCTTCAACGTATCAATTGCTTTCGCTAAATTAGTTACCCGTGCTATATCAATATGTTCAATCGCACCAGTAGATGTCTTAACGACTGTTTCATTAACTTGAACCGATCTTCTTTCAGGAATAATAAACCCACTCATTCCAATTGCATCAGCTGTACGAATCATCGAACCGAAGTTGTGCGGATCTTCTATACCATCTAAAATAAAAAACCTCACTTTATCAGACTCTCTATGCTTACCAATTAGTTCATTCAACGACAAATATTCATACGGGGAAACAGCCAGTATAACACCTTGATGATTTTCATTACTCATGTGATCTAGCTTTGATTTAGGTACTTGTTGAACGACCACTTTTTGTTCTTTAGCACGCTTGATAATATCTTGCATCTGATTCATATTCGCACTTTCTTGAACAAATAATTTATTACATACACGTTCTGACTTTAACGCTTCTTTAACCGGGTGTCTTCCAACAATTAATTCTGATTTGTTCATTATTTTACCTCCTGTTCTACGTATTCTATTGAATGAATCACAATCTGTTCTAATCGCTCTATTTGATGACTCATATATAGTGAGCCAAGGACCGCTTCAAATCCTGTAGACATTCGATAATCCATGACTGATGCATTCTTTGCTTTAGAATGAATCTTTGCATTTTTACCTCGCTTAAAAATATCCAATTCATCCTCATTTAAAAAGTTTGAGTCGATTAAATATTGAGCTGTTTTACTTTGAGATTTTGCAGACACATAAATCGTCGCCTCACGTTGAAGTGCATTCGGTTTTGCCTTTAGTGATTTAATGACATGATGTCTTACATACAAGTCATAAACACTATCTCCCATAAAAGCCAACGTCAATATATTATATTCATTCATATTATCCTCGTTTCCACTTCACACCTTGTGGTGTATCTTCTAATATAATATTGAGTTGTTTCAATTGGTCACGAATTTCATCCGCACGTCCAAAATCTTTATTCAAGCGTGCTTTATTTCTTTCTTCGATTAACTTCTCAATATCTTCATCTAATAATTCTTGTTCAATCTCCCACTCAACACCTAATACAGACATATAAACTTGATATTGCTTAATAAATGCATTCAATATATTAATATTTGAATGGGCTTCAGTTAAATATTTATTCCCCATTTTCATTAGCTCGAACCATGCTGCAATTGCATTTGGAGTGTTGAAATCATCATCCATTGCACGTTCAAATTCAGTTAAATTATGTTCGAGTTGTTGATGCCAATACTCATCTTCTTTTCCAATATCCGCACTCATATCCAATCGTTCATGTAATGACTGGTATGTGTTTTTCAATCGATTCAAACCGATACTTGCATCATCTAACAATTCTTTATTGTAGTTAATCGGGTTTCTATAGTGTGCCGTCAGCATAAAATATCTAAGTAACACTGGGTCTACTTCTTTAATAATGTCATGGACTAAAATAAAGTTACCAAGGGATTTACTCATTTTTTCATTATCAATATTAATATAACCGTTATGCATCCAATAATTTGCAAATGATTGATCAGTCATACATTCAGATTGTGCAATTTCATTATCATGATGGGGGAATGTTAAGTCTTGTCCACCTGCATGAATATCAATCGTATCTCCTAAATGAATACGAGCCATCACAGAACATTCAATATGCCACCCTGGTCGACCAGTCCCCCATGGTGACTTCCAGTTGATTTCACCATCTTTGGCACTTTTCCATAGCGCGAAATCTAGTGGATCTTCCTTAATATCATTCGCTTCAATTCTAGCACCCACTTTTAAGTCATCAATTGATTGGTGACTTAACTTTCCATAATCTTCAAATGATCTCGTTCTAAAATATACGTCTCCTTCAACAGCATATGCATGACCTTTTTCAATCAGCACTTCAATAAATTGAATGATATCATCCATATGATCCATAACTCTTGGGTGAACATTTGCTCTTTTAATGTTTAATGCTTCCGTATCTTCGAAATACGCTTCAATGAATCGCTCTGCAATCTCAGGCACTTCTTTTTTAAGCTCTCGGCTTGCCTTGATCAATTTATCATCAACATCCGTAAAGTTTGATACATATTTCACTTCATAATCTTTATACTCAAAATATCTCCTAACCACATCAAAACTAATTGCAGGTCTAGCATTACCAATATGAATGTAGTTATAAACTGTTGGACCACATACATACATTGAAACCTTTCCATCTTCTATTGGTTTAAATTCTTCTTTCTTTCGAGTTAACGTATTATATAATGTAATCATCTTCAATCTCCTTATTCTTAACTTGATCTATATGCCTTTCTAATTCTTTAAGCTTTTCATATATAGGGTCCGGTAAATTATTATGGTTAAAGTCTTTATCAATATTAACGCGCGCGCCTTTATGCTTTACTACACGACCAGGAATACCGACGACAGTAGAATGTGAAGGAACGTCTTTAAGTACAACTGAATTGGCACCAATATTGACACAGTCACCAATTTCAATACTGCCTAATACTTTTGCACCGGCAGCAACAAGCACATGATTACCAAGTGTCGGATGTCGCTTTCCTGACTCTTTCCCTGTACCTCCAAGCGTAACACCTTGGTATATTGTGACATCATCACCAATAATTGTTGTTTCACCTATTACTACGCCCATACCATGATCAATGAATAATCGTTTCCCTATTGTAGCACCCGGGTGAATTTCTACACCAGTAATCCAACGCGCAATTTGGGATATACTGCGTGCAATGAACTTAAAGCCTCGTCGTTGGAAGAAACTTGATATATAATACCACCATATAGCATGCAATCCACTATAGGTCAATAACACTGTATACCATTGGGGTGCTGCTGGATCTTGCTCTAGCACCATTTGAATGTCTTCTTTAATTCTATTAAACATCAACTCACCTCACTACGAAAAAACACCTCTAACCAATCAAAGATTGATTCAGAGGTGTTTTCACACGGTTCCACTCTATATTTTTACTCCAAATGATATTCGTAATTATTCTTTCCAGATAGATGCATTCTAAATAATCTTCGACAACTTTACACCAACTAGTTGCTCTCTAAATTTGCCAGATTATTTATACTAATTCTACATACATAACAATAAATCAATTTGTGAATT of Abyssicoccus albus contains these proteins:
- a CDS encoding RNA polymerase sigma factor, encoding MFVIKAHTFYICEVKNYYMIAKKAAMHDEEAFCQLWNEYGKYADKYLLNCHSGPFNSDDLLQDIQIELLNFCKNIDRYKALSDRELKSLFKTVIKNQINNAWRKFYSYKEKTEMEQISLYDELSEDCLVIDTLTNHQANNPLEYIILDCSVEEIKQWSRTRSKHQRVVLNMLADNRSIEDIVVDCRLSRRQVYNAIYQLRQDYKKMNDRC
- a CDS encoding Mini-ribonuclease 3, with the protein product MNEYNILTLAFMGDSVYDLYVRHHVIKSLKAKPNALQREATIYVSAKSQSKTAQYLIDSNFLNEDELDIFKRGKNAKIHSKAKNASVMDYRMSTGFEAVLGSLYMSHQIERLEQIVIHSIEYVEQEVK
- a CDS encoding NYN domain-containing protein, whose protein sequence is MKKYKYLYVDGYNVIGQRVKLSQLTHNELLEERRLLIEQLQNLSMTLADEVICVFDAYNVKSKESVEVTLGVTVVYTKEQQTADHYIEEQVGLKYNMHTTEVIVVTSDLSEQYSAFFQGAKRMSSREFNKLIQYEQKNISDIISAKKSKTPRSKIEISDEIYTKLDKLRRNITD
- the cysS gene encoding cysteine--tRNA ligase, encoding MITLYNTLTRKKEEFKPIEDGKVSMYVCGPTVYNYIHIGNARPAISFDVVRRYFEYKDYEVKYVSNFTDVDDKLIKASRELKKEVPEIAERFIEAYFEDTEALNIKRANVHPRVMDHMDDIIQFIEVLIEKGHAYAVEGDVYFRTRSFEDYGKLSHQSIDDLKVGARIEANDIKEDPLDFALWKSAKDGEINWKSPWGTGRPGWHIECSVMARIHLGDTIDIHAGGQDLTFPHHDNEIAQSECMTDQSFANYWMHNGYINIDNEKMSKSLGNFILVHDIIKEVDPVLLRYFMLTAHYRNPINYNKELLDDASIGLNRLKNTYQSLHERLDMSADIGKEDEYWHQQLEHNLTEFERAMDDDFNTPNAIAAWFELMKMGNKYLTEAHSNINILNAFIKQYQVYMSVLGVEWEIEQELLDEDIEKLIEERNKARLNKDFGRADEIRDQLKQLNIILEDTPQGVKWKRG
- the rplL gene encoding 50S ribosomal protein L7/L12, producing MSNEKIIEMIKEMSVLELNDLVKAIEEEFGVTAAAPVAAAGAAGGDASAEAKTEFDVELTSAGSSKIKVIKVVREATGLGLKEAKAIVDEAPKVLKEGISEDEANELKEKLEEVGASVEVK
- the rlmB gene encoding 23S rRNA (guanosine(2251)-2'-O)-methyltransferase RlmB; amino-acid sequence: MNKSELIVGRHPVKEALKSERVCNKLFVQESANMNQMQDIIKRAKEQKVVVQQVPKSKLDHMSNENHQGVILAVSPYEYLSLNELIGKHRESDKVRFFILDGIEDPHNFGSMIRTADAIGMSGFIIPERRSVQVNETVVKTSTGAIEHIDIARVTNLAKAIDTLKKEGFWIVGTDASATDDFRNMPSDAKLAIVIGSEGEGMSRLVKDECDFLIKLPMVGHVNSLNASIATSLIMYELHRKDYPLEG
- the rplJ gene encoding 50S ribosomal protein L10, with translation MSKIIEMKQQKVDEIAEQLKNSVSTIVVDYRGLDVAEVTELRKQLRDAGVQFKVYKNTLVRRAAEKAEIEGLDEFLTGPNAIAFSNEEVVTPAKILNDFAKEHEALEIKTGVIEGTLTSVEDVKAIASLPSREGLISMVLSVLQAPVRNFAYAVKAVGEQKESGSEEEAAE
- the secE gene encoding preprotein translocase subunit SecE, encoding MNNNKNFFANVVTEMKKVSWPTGQETAKYTVIVMLTVIFFLAFFYLVDLGISQIIEFMQ
- the nusG gene encoding transcription termination/antitermination protein NusG — encoded protein: MTEQASQKHWYAVHTYSGYENKVKQNLEKRLESMNMQDLIFRIVIPEEEEISIKDGKKKSTIKKTFPGYVLVELVMTDESWYVVRNTPGVTGFVGAQGAGVKPNPLLPDEIKFILKQMGMAEKTIDVDVEIGEQIKVIGGPFKNNIGAIKTIDEEKFKLTVLVEMFGRETPVEVEFDQIEKL
- a CDS encoding class I SAM-dependent methyltransferase encodes the protein MSHYYDASPNVSSDEQLIERKIATHQMKFHTDNGVFSKASIDYGSEFLIEQFINQVNCDESTHIVDVGCGYGPIGLTVKKHFNCQMTMVDINERAIQLAKKNAKLNNLRSSINIFQNDILSNIGKGEIDILLTNPPIRAGKEVVHSIITQARQLDINEVWVVIQKKQGMSSMKKHIESLYSDVETIAKSKGYYILRGSIDLI
- the rplA gene encoding 50S ribosomal protein L1 is translated as MANRGKKYQEAVKKFDPQSFYSIEEAIKIAKETATTSFDSTVEVAIRLGIDTRKNDQQIRGAVVLPHGTGKTQRVLVFAKGEKLKEAEEAGADFAGDQEYVNKINQGWFDFDVIVATPDMMGEVGKLGRVLGPKGLMPNPKTGTVTMDIKKAVEEIKAGKVEYRAEKAGIVHASIGKASFTEEQLVENFKTLHDVISKAKPASAKGIFFKSITVTTTMGPGVKMDPQSFRIV
- the rpmG gene encoding 50S ribosomal protein L33, yielding MIDVEGYLTYVMYHCIFSKNMYSELKVDLMKQALLCTKCGSRNYTITISEKHKSERFEAKKHCKVCNEHTLHKASI
- the cysE gene encoding serine O-acetyltransferase encodes the protein MFNRIKEDIQMVLEQDPAAPQWYTVLLTYSGLHAIWWYYISSFFQRRGFKFIARSISQIARWITGVEIHPGATIGKRLFIDHGMGVVIGETTIIGDDVTIYQGVTLGGTGKESGKRHPTLGNHVLVAAGAKVLGSIEIGDCVNIGANSVVLKDVPSHSTVVGIPGRVVKHKGARVNIDKDFNHNNLPDPIYEKLKELERHIDQVKNKEIEDDYII
- the rplK gene encoding 50S ribosomal protein L11, whose protein sequence is MAKKIINVVKLQIPAGKANPAPPVGPALGQAGVNIMGFCKEFNARTQDQAGMIIPVEISVFEDRSFTFITKTPPAAVLLKKAAKVEKGSGEPNKNKVATVTSAQVREIAETKMEDLNAANVENAMRMVEGTARSMGITVEG